In the Danaus plexippus chromosome 4, MEX_DaPlex, whole genome shotgun sequence genome, one interval contains:
- the LOC116768402 gene encoding protein retinal degeneration B encodes MLIKEYRIPLPLTVEEYRIAQLYMIAKKSREESSGEGSGVEIIVNEPYDNGPGGNGQYTQKIYHVGSHLPGWFKSLLPKSALTVSEEAWNAYPYTKTRYTCPFVEKFSLEIETYYFADNGHQENVFKLSGSDLKNRAVDIIDVVKDQLYGADYVKEEDPKIFVSQKCNRGPLSESWLEDYWREVQGKTQPLPNGKSLMCAYKLCRVEFRYWGMQTKLEKFIHDVALRKTMLRAHRQAWAWQDEWHGLTMDDIREIERQTQLALQKKMAGDVGEDTDLSEENSKSLAATMSSLEKNEDTASPVSVKKGMEKRVQKQLSPESTPPSEPKSCSKSNLRSSSSGSLKSLQVQVASWRMETLVRESETETGSEDEFYDCESSFNKWSSMCSLDEGDIDISPTQGDLNQEDSIFNPTFLKRVTSERGSRRLTSLQSHQSIDGCPDTPVHSSCPTTVLILVFHAGSVLDANVDMTAKKSDVTTFKGAFESVMRQHYPTLVGHITIKLVSCPSLCTEALGVLSTLSPYSFDCSPSTVDSPSLTNDLIPIGAIPLIATSSPEYHEYVTKTITAANVVYNDFIKSDDGKGFNGQVCIVGDSMGSILAYDALCRTLQYQSRHDSENSILDTEITIRNEPSEHYLNKSHLQAPTPRRRSSTASDNQTKLEFEVSDFFTFGSPLSLILASRKISDDKFKDLTKPPVQQIYNLFHPTDPVASRLEPLLSARFSNLAPINVARYAKYPLGNGQPYHLMELIHTHPTLFGDHLPMPPTPVLRRLSEASVQSTVSGLVDNIPLITMNALQQKWWGTKRLDYALYCPEGLTNFPMNALPHLFHASYWESSDVIAFILRQVGHFDLALYGQQEDKDCSLFKPGQDKEKWMRKRTSVKLKNVAANHRANDVIVGEGCPQTFIARFMYGPLDMITLTGEKVDIHMIRDPPAGEWTLLSTVVTDKTGRITYTLTDKQSVGCGIYPVRAVVRGDHTSCNFHLAVIPPQTECVVFSIDGSFTASVSVTGRDPKVRAGAVDVVRFWQDLGYLILYITGRPDMQQRKVVSWLAEHNFPHGLVFFSDGFSTDPLGHKAAHLHSLITEHGVIFQAAYGSGKDINVYHNCGLPQKQIYAIGKISKKYNNLATTLNDGYASHLADLKQPGAVRPARGNARLLVPRRLLASVSNSSSRGRR; translated from the coding sequence ATGTTAATCAAAGAATATAGAATACCATTGCCACTCACTGTAGAAGAGTATCGCATAGCCCAATTGTATATGATAGCGAAGAAAAGCCGAGAAGAAAGTTCCGGTGAGGGTAGTGGAGTTGAGATTATTGTTAATGAGCCATATGACAATGGCCCTGGTGGAAACGGGCAGTATacacagaaaatatatcatgttGGAAGCCACTTGCCAGGTTGGTTCAAAAGCCTACTTCCTAAATCAGCCTTAACAGTGTCTGAAGAAGCATGGAACGCTTATCCCTATACTAAAACAAGATACACCTGTCcatttgttgaaaaattttcacTTGAAATTGAAACCTATTATTTTGCTGACAATGGTCATCAGgaaaatgtctttaaattatCAGGAAGTGACTTAAAAAATAGAGCTGTTGATATTATCGATGTAGTTAAGGATCAGCTTTATGGTGCGGATTACGTGAAAGAAGAAGATCCAAAGATATTTGTTTCTCAAAAATGTAACAGAGGGCCATTATCGGAGTCATGGCTCGAAGATTACTGGCGTGAAGTTCAAGGCAAAACACAGCCATTACCGAATGGAAAATCACTCATGTGTGCGTATAAGTTGTGTAGGGTGGAATTCCGTTATTGGGGAATGCAAACTAAATtggaaaaatttattcacGATGTGGCGCTTAGAAAAACGATGCTTCGAGCTCATCGTCAAGCATGGGCCTGGCAAGACGAATGGCACGGCTTGACTATGGACGATATAAGAGAAATTGAGAGGCAAACACAGCTGGCTTTGCAAAAGAAAATGGCGGGAGATGTTGGTGAAGACACTGATTTATCTGAAGAGAATTCAAAGTCTTTAGCTGCTACTATGAGCAGTCTTGAAAAGAATGAGGATACTGCGAGTCCAGTATCAGTCAAGAAAGGTATGGAAAAGAGAGTACAAAAGCAATTAAGTCCTGAAAGTACTCCTCCATCAGAGCCCAAATCATGTTCAAAGTCTAACCTTAGATCATCTTCTTCGGGGTCCTTAAAAAGCTTGCAAGTCCAAGTGGCCAGTTGGAGAATGGAAACTCTTGTTAGGGAATCAGAAACAGAAACTGGTTCTGAAGATGAGTTTTATGATTGCGAATCATCATTTAACAAATGGTCTTCGATGTGTTCTTTAGATGAAGGTGATATAGATATCTCACCAACACAAGGTGATCTGAATCAAGAAGACAGTATATTTAATCCCACGTTCTTAAAACGAGTTACGTCAGAAAGAGGTTCACGAAGATTGACAAGCTTGCAGAGTCACCAGAGCATAGACGGATGTCCTGATACTCCAGTTCATAGCTCCTGTCCTACAACAGTCTTAATACTTGTTTTTCACGCTGGAAGTGTACTTGATGCAAATGTTGACATGACTGCAAAGAAATCTGACGTCACTACATTTAAAGGAGCCTTTGAATCGGTTATGCGTCAACACTATCCCACTCTTGTGGGAcacattactataaaattagtttCGTGTCCTTCTCTCTGTACAGAGGCTCTTGGAGTATTATCTACTTTGAGTCCCTACAGCTTTGATTGCTCCCCATCTACAGTAGACAGTCCATCTCTGACAAATGATCTCATACCGATAGGTGCTATACCACTTATCGCAACCTCCTCTCCAGAGTATCATGAATATGTAACTAAAACTATCACAGCTGCAAATGttgtttataatgattttatcaaGTCAGATGATGGAAAAGGTTTTAACGGTCAGGTCTGTATTGTTGGTGACAGTATGGGCTCTATATTAGCATACGACGCTTTGTGTCGAACTTTACAATATCAGTCACGACATGATAGTGAAAATAGTATATTAGATACTGAAATAACCATCCGTAACGAGCCATCAgaacattacttaaataaatctcATCTTCAAGCTCCGACGCCAAGAAGACGATCGTCTACAGCCAGCGACAATCAAACAAAGTTGGAATTTGAAGTTAGTGACTTCTTTACCTTTGGGAGTCCGCTCTCACTTATCCTAGcttcaagaaaaatatcagATGACAAATTTAAAGATCTCACGAAGCCACCTGTCCAACAAATATACAACTTATTTCACCCAACGGATCCTGTCGCGTCTAGATTGGAACCATTGCTTTCAGCAAGATTTAGTAATCTAGCGCCGATTAATGTAGCTAGATATGCTAAGTATCCTCTGGGCAACGGACAACCATACCATTTGATGGAGCTTATACACACTCATCCGACGTTATTCGGCGACCATCTACCAATGCCACCTACTCCTGTTTTAAGAAGACTTTCTGAAGCATCAGTGCAAAGTACAGTTAGTGGTTTAGTGGATAATATACCATTGATCACAATGAATGCCCTCCAACAAAAATGGTGGGGCACGAAGCGATTGGACTATGCCCTTTATTGCCCCGAAGGGTTAACAAACTTTCCTATGAATGCTTTGCCACATCTATTTCATGCAAGCTACTGGGAAAGTTCGGATgttattgcttttatattgAGACAAGTGGGTCATTTTGATTTGGCTCTATATGGTCAACAAGAAGATAAAGACTGTTCTCTGTTTAAACCAGGACAGGATAAGGAAAAGTGGATGAGGAAACGTACAtcggttaaattaaaaaatgtcgcAGCCAACCATAGAGCCAATGACGTGATTGTCGGCGAGGGCTGTCCACAAACGTTCATTGCTAGATTTATGTACGGGCCTTTAGATATGATTACATTGACCGGGGAGAAAGTAGATATACATATGATAAGAGACCCGCCTGCTGGTGAATGGACTTTATTATCAACAGTTGTGACTGACAAAACTGGAAGGATTACTTACACACTGACTGATAAGCAAAGCGTCGGATGTGGTATCTATCCCGTCCGAGCAGTCGTACGTGGTGATCACACCAGTTGCAACTTCCATCTAGCTGTGATACCTCCACAAACGGAGTGTGTAGTATTCAGTATTGACGGATCTTTCACGGCGAGTGTTTCGGTTACTGGTCGAGATCCGAAGGTGAGGGCTGGTGCTGTGGATGTCGTACGTTTCTGGCAGGATCTCGGTTATCTCATCCTGTATATAACAGGAAGGCCGGATATGCAACAAAGGAAAGTCGTCTCCTGGTTAGCGGAACATAATTTTCCTCACGGTTTAGTCTTTTTCTCGGATGGATTCTCCACCGACCCTTTGGGTCACAAAGCGGCGCATCTACACAGTCTCATAACCGAACATGGAGTTATATTCCAAGCAGCCTACGGTTCGGGTAAAGATATCAACGTGTACCACAACTGTGGTTTACCGCAGAAGCAAATATATGCGATTGGTAAGATtagtaagaaatataataacctAGCGACAACCTTGAATGACGGTTACGCTTCTCATTTGGCGGACTTGAAGCAACCAGGGGCTGTGAGGCCTGCCAGGGGGAACGCCAGACTTCTCGTACCGCGGCGTCTACTCGCATCAGTAAGTAATTCCTCTTCCCGTGGACGTCGCTGA